One region of Haloprofundus salilacus genomic DNA includes:
- a CDS encoding alpha-isopropylmalate synthase regulatory domain-containing protein → MLLDTTLRDGEQAPGVSLSTAEKVEIARALDRAAVPFVEAGSACTGAGERDAIGRVADLGLDATVTSFARGVRADVDLALDCGVDGVNLVVPASDRHVERKVGTDRDAVVETTVELVEYARDHGLWVEVLGEDGSRADVDFLDRLAAAAHDAGADRFCYCDTVGHGSPEHTERVVSRLAGHGPTSTHVHDDLGLAMTNVHASLRAGADLVHATVNGVGERAGNVALEEVAVALSHCYGVECANLEELYTLAQTVARATETPLPPNKAVVGENAFAHESGIHTDGTLKDEAMYEPYPPELVGRERRLVLGKHAGRAGVRAALDEHGVEVSDDELARVVERVKGLAERGKRVTDADLLTIAEDVQGRSRERRVRLVDLQATSGGGVPTASVRLAVDNEERVAAGTGNGPVDAAVEAVRTALGPDAAFQLESYHVDAISGGTDAVVTVEVELSRGDRSVSVAASDADITRASVVAMVDALDRLRAPKAVADASLADD, encoded by the coding sequence CTGCTTTTGGATACGACGCTCAGAGACGGCGAGCAAGCGCCGGGTGTCTCGCTCTCGACGGCCGAGAAGGTCGAAATCGCACGTGCGCTCGACCGAGCGGCGGTGCCGTTCGTCGAAGCCGGGAGCGCCTGCACCGGCGCGGGCGAGCGCGACGCGATCGGTCGCGTCGCCGACCTCGGTCTCGACGCGACGGTAACGAGTTTCGCCCGCGGCGTCCGCGCCGACGTGGACCTCGCACTCGACTGCGGCGTCGACGGCGTCAACCTCGTCGTCCCCGCCAGCGACCGCCACGTCGAGCGGAAGGTCGGCACCGACCGCGATGCCGTCGTCGAGACGACGGTGGAACTCGTCGAGTACGCCCGCGACCACGGTCTGTGGGTCGAGGTGCTCGGCGAGGACGGCTCCCGAGCCGACGTCGACTTCCTCGACCGCCTCGCGGCGGCGGCACACGACGCCGGAGCGGACCGCTTCTGCTACTGCGACACCGTCGGCCACGGGAGTCCCGAGCACACCGAGCGCGTCGTCTCGCGACTTGCCGGGCACGGCCCGACGAGCACGCACGTCCACGATGACCTGGGCTTGGCGATGACGAACGTCCACGCCAGCCTCCGGGCGGGTGCGGACCTCGTCCACGCGACGGTCAACGGTGTCGGCGAGCGCGCGGGCAACGTCGCGCTCGAAGAGGTGGCCGTCGCGCTCTCGCACTGTTACGGCGTCGAGTGCGCGAACCTCGAAGAACTCTACACGTTAGCACAGACCGTCGCCCGTGCGACGGAGACGCCGCTGCCGCCGAACAAGGCCGTCGTCGGCGAGAACGCCTTCGCCCACGAGAGCGGCATCCACACCGACGGCACGCTGAAGGACGAGGCGATGTACGAACCGTACCCGCCCGAACTGGTCGGCCGCGAGCGACGCCTCGTGCTCGGCAAACACGCCGGGCGCGCAGGCGTCCGCGCGGCGCTCGACGAACACGGCGTCGAGGTGTCCGACGACGAACTCGCGAGAGTCGTCGAGCGCGTCAAGGGCCTCGCCGAGCGGGGCAAGCGCGTCACCGACGCCGACCTCCTCACCATCGCCGAGGACGTGCAGGGTCGCTCCCGCGAGCGACGCGTGAGACTGGTCGACCTGCAGGCGACCAGCGGCGGCGGCGTGCCGACCGCGAGCGTCCGCCTCGCCGTCGACAACGAGGAACGCGTCGCCGCCGGAACCGGCAACGGCCCCGTCGACGCCGCCGTTGAGGCGGTTCGGACGGCGCTCGGTCCCGACGCCGCCTTCCAGTTGGAGTCGTACCACGTCGACGCCATCTCCGGCGGCACCGACGCCGTCGTCACCGTCGAAGTCGAACTCTCCCGCGGCGACCGGTCGGTGAGCGTCGCGGCGTCGGACGCCGACATCACCCGCGCGAGCGTCGTCGCGATGGTCGACGCGCTAGACCGACTACGCGCCCCGAAAGCGGTCGCTGATGCGTCCCTCGCCGACGACTGA
- a CDS encoding DUF192 domain-containing protein has protein sequence MQLVHEGRRPIATSVEFADTFLAQARGLMFRRSVPDDYALVFRFNEAERRSLHMLFVPFPIDALWLVDGEVTKRARLSGWTGLGWGTADTIVELPAGAADGVDIGDAVELVE, from the coding sequence GTGCAACTCGTTCACGAGGGTCGGCGACCTATCGCGACTAGCGTCGAGTTCGCAGATACGTTTCTCGCACAGGCCCGCGGACTGATGTTTCGACGGTCGGTCCCCGACGACTACGCACTCGTCTTCCGGTTCAACGAGGCGGAGCGACGGAGCCTCCACATGCTGTTCGTGCCGTTTCCGATCGACGCGCTCTGGCTGGTCGACGGAGAGGTGACGAAGCGCGCTCGACTCTCGGGGTGGACCGGTCTCGGGTGGGGAACCGCCGACACCATCGTCGAACTCCCCGCCGGGGCCGCTGACGGCGTCGACATCGGCGACGCGGTGGAACTTGTCGAGTGA
- a CDS encoding DUF7519 family protein — translation MSEITRKPALLSVSLSIVGASVCLVAAALSSTTALTAAAAGVVVLAGGLLVGARRVVTAGGLALFAAVVFGGIAGSGPELLLVGLLAAVFAWDVGENGIGIGEQLGRETDTTRAELVHAASTLVVGTVATVFGYGAYRAAGGGQPVTALVFLLLGVVALVAALRE, via the coding sequence GTGAGCGAAATCACGCGGAAGCCGGCGCTTCTGAGCGTCTCGCTGTCGATTGTCGGCGCCAGTGTCTGTCTCGTGGCGGCGGCGCTGAGTTCGACCACGGCGCTGACAGCCGCCGCCGCCGGTGTCGTCGTCCTCGCCGGAGGACTGCTGGTCGGCGCGCGGCGGGTGGTGACCGCCGGCGGCCTCGCGCTGTTCGCCGCCGTCGTCTTCGGCGGCATCGCGGGGTCGGGTCCCGAACTGCTGCTCGTCGGCCTGCTGGCGGCGGTGTTCGCGTGGGACGTCGGCGAGAACGGAATCGGAATCGGCGAGCAACTGGGTCGAGAGACGGACACGACCCGCGCCGAACTCGTCCACGCGGCGTCGACGCTCGTGGTCGGTACCGTCGCCACCGTCTTCGGCTACGGCGCGTACCGAGCCGCCGGCGGCGGGCAGCCGGTGACCGCGCTCGTGTTCCTGCTGTTGGGCGTCGTCGCGCTCGTGGCGGCGCTCCGCGAGTGA
- a CDS encoding AAA family ATPase, whose amino-acid sequence MDISEASAACDQVLDTVKGAVIADDEFFERIMLGVLARGHVLLEDVPGTGKTLTARSIAQALGLSFSRVQFTPDLLPSDVTGTNIFNEQDRSFEFSEGPIFANIVLADEINRAPPKTQAALLEAMEEGQVTVDGETHQLPKPFFVIATQNPVEQEGTFPLPEAQVDRFSVKTAIGYPKLDGEVELLRRRAGRDTRSPSVETVLSQDEVLAMRATPERVRVHDDLLQYMAELTQATRSDRRVAVGVSPRGTQRMFEAARARAVYAGREFVTPDDVKRVSHPVLAHRLVLTPDAKVSDVDKGDVVDDVLNSVDVPTVDFERR is encoded by the coding sequence ATGGATATCTCCGAAGCAAGCGCCGCCTGTGACCAGGTCCTCGACACGGTGAAGGGCGCGGTCATCGCAGACGACGAGTTCTTCGAGCGCATCATGCTCGGCGTCCTCGCCCGCGGTCACGTCCTCCTCGAAGACGTTCCCGGCACCGGAAAGACGCTCACCGCCCGCAGCATCGCGCAGGCGCTCGGACTCAGTTTCTCCCGCGTGCAGTTCACGCCCGACCTACTGCCCTCCGACGTTACCGGCACGAACATCTTCAACGAACAGGACCGCAGTTTCGAGTTCTCCGAAGGCCCCATCTTCGCGAACATCGTCCTCGCCGACGAGATCAACCGCGCGCCGCCGAAGACGCAGGCCGCCCTCCTCGAAGCGATGGAAGAGGGACAGGTGACCGTCGACGGCGAGACCCACCAGTTGCCGAAACCGTTCTTCGTCATCGCGACGCAGAACCCCGTCGAACAGGAGGGGACGTTCCCGCTGCCGGAGGCGCAGGTCGACCGCTTCTCGGTGAAGACGGCCATCGGCTACCCCAAACTCGACGGCGAAGTTGAACTGCTGCGCCGCCGCGCCGGACGCGACACGCGCAGTCCGTCCGTCGAGACAGTGCTCTCGCAGGACGAGGTGCTGGCGATGCGCGCGACGCCCGAGCGTGTCCGCGTCCACGACGACCTGCTGCAGTACATGGCCGAACTGACGCAAGCGACGCGCAGCGACCGCCGCGTCGCCGTCGGCGTCTCCCCGCGCGGAACCCAGCGGATGTTCGAAGCCGCCCGCGCGCGCGCCGTCTACGCGGGCCGCGAGTTCGTCACGCCCGACGACGTGAAACGCGTCAGCCACCCCGTACTCGCCCACCGCCTCGTGCTCACGCCGGACGCGAAAGTCTCCGACGTGGACAAAGGCGACGTGGTCGACGACGTGCTCAACTCCGTGGACGTACCGACCGTCGACTTCGAGAGGCGGTAG
- a CDS encoding HalOD1 output domain-containing protein, producing the protein MKDHSPSHTGHSYDTDRYRQRHEAIVDPGETDLSFAVIDAIAAVEGVDPLDLDPFMHESINPDALNSLFAGTEETGLGGSVAFEALSYTVVVESHGRITVYEQKDGGGRRALAAGMR; encoded by the coding sequence ATGAAAGACCACTCACCATCTCACACCGGGCACTCCTACGACACGGACCGCTACCGACAACGACACGAAGCCATCGTCGACCCCGGCGAGACCGATCTCTCGTTCGCCGTCATCGACGCTATCGCCGCCGTCGAAGGAGTCGATCCGCTCGACCTCGACCCCTTCATGCACGAATCTATCAACCCCGACGCGCTGAACAGTCTCTTCGCCGGAACCGAGGAGACGGGTCTCGGCGGTTCGGTCGCGTTCGAGGCGCTCAGCTACACCGTCGTCGTCGAGAGTCACGGTCGAATCACCGTCTACGAACAGAAAGACGGCGGCGGGCGGCGGGCGCTCGCGGCCGGGATGCGGTAG
- a CDS encoding DUF2070 family protein: protein MTATQSNLAGLSRFIFRAPSWYASLGFALLIAAIAGVGAFDSGVRDGTWRGLFFVGKDAWEGIFFVGIPTVVASVATTGVDRFLGGRLTPNRSSLLALACEIVLVGLLTVGAIVAVFASLDQRFVYDVLVVALASIFALRLLVIMAVSRSSILVASIPASIQTLASAFLLFIYSGTLSYLEVGGPILDAYLMPYFSRSAQAPDVVSALDPDHFVLLGVMCVIYAMSVYAFLEVIDRPWRNSLGVSVLDFIRGFIGHIAEGSRELEDFFEQLGQEAIVPVTVLAFRDADGDEKAQFVLPMIHPGPMGEIGGGNFPERVARRAEGLAFPPHATAGHDFNLVTEREVDTILEAAENAHERINYSAEASKSVRVDSGEAKLIGQRFGDDALVVSTFAPNFADDVEYSVGLSAATEARTAGLDDVLLVDAHNSNNGLDGPDLGHVTPGSRRSFDMIRGAGAVGRALADTEGGLLQLGIASDRTDWTPRDGIGPLGIRVAVSEVDDQKTAYVLVDGNNMEPGLRDEIVSDLCEAVESAVVEEPPVVGATRSDGGHACDAGAERVADGGAFVDNAEVMTTDTHIVNTVKADNQVGAAIDHDELRSLIRRLVSEAVADCEPVESGMAVEHAEVTVFGNDRTETLASHANVAVSMGGAFAAAIACATILVSVLIFFLA from the coding sequence ATGACAGCGACGCAGAGCAACCTCGCCGGGTTGTCGCGGTTCATCTTCCGTGCCCCGTCGTGGTACGCGAGCCTCGGGTTCGCTCTGCTCATCGCCGCCATCGCCGGCGTCGGGGCGTTCGACTCCGGCGTCAGGGACGGGACGTGGCGGGGCTTATTCTTCGTCGGCAAAGACGCCTGGGAGGGGATCTTCTTCGTCGGGATTCCGACCGTCGTCGCCAGCGTCGCGACCACCGGCGTCGACCGGTTTCTCGGCGGTCGACTGACGCCGAACCGGTCGTCGCTTCTGGCACTCGCCTGCGAGATAGTCCTCGTCGGACTCCTCACCGTCGGTGCCATCGTCGCCGTGTTCGCTTCACTCGACCAGCGGTTCGTCTACGACGTGCTCGTGGTCGCGCTCGCGTCCATCTTCGCGCTCCGACTGCTCGTCATCATGGCGGTGTCGCGCTCGTCGATTCTCGTCGCGTCGATTCCGGCGAGCATTCAGACGCTCGCCTCCGCCTTCCTGCTCTTCATCTACAGCGGGACGCTAAGCTATCTCGAAGTCGGCGGTCCGATCCTCGACGCGTACCTCATGCCGTACTTTTCGCGTTCGGCCCAAGCGCCAGACGTGGTGTCGGCGCTCGACCCGGACCACTTCGTCCTCCTCGGCGTCATGTGCGTCATCTACGCGATGAGCGTCTACGCGTTCCTCGAAGTCATCGACCGGCCGTGGCGCAACAGCCTCGGCGTCTCGGTACTCGATTTCATCCGAGGGTTCATCGGTCACATCGCCGAGGGCTCCCGCGAACTGGAGGATTTCTTCGAGCAACTCGGTCAGGAGGCCATCGTCCCCGTCACCGTCCTCGCGTTTCGCGACGCCGACGGCGACGAGAAAGCTCAGTTCGTCCTTCCGATGATTCACCCGGGACCGATGGGCGAGATTGGCGGCGGCAACTTCCCCGAGCGTGTCGCCCGCCGCGCGGAGGGACTCGCGTTCCCGCCGCACGCGACGGCCGGCCACGACTTCAACCTCGTTACCGAGCGGGAGGTCGACACCATCCTCGAAGCCGCCGAGAACGCTCACGAGCGAATCAACTACAGCGCCGAAGCTTCGAAGAGCGTCCGCGTAGACTCCGGCGAGGCGAAACTGATCGGGCAGCGCTTCGGCGATGACGCCCTCGTCGTCTCGACGTTCGCGCCGAACTTCGCCGACGACGTGGAGTACTCGGTCGGCCTCTCGGCGGCAACGGAGGCGCGCACCGCCGGACTCGACGACGTGCTGCTCGTCGACGCCCACAACAGCAACAACGGACTGGATGGACCGGACCTCGGCCACGTGACGCCCGGCAGTCGCCGATCGTTCGACATGATTCGGGGGGCCGGAGCGGTCGGACGAGCGCTCGCCGACACCGAGGGCGGACTGCTCCAACTCGGCATCGCGTCGGACCGAACCGACTGGACGCCCCGAGACGGTATCGGACCGCTCGGCATCCGCGTCGCCGTCTCGGAAGTCGACGACCAGAAGACGGCGTACGTCCTCGTCGACGGCAACAACATGGAACCGGGTCTGCGCGACGAAATCGTCTCGGACCTCTGCGAGGCGGTGGAGTCGGCGGTGGTCGAGGAACCGCCCGTCGTCGGCGCGACCCGCAGCGACGGCGGCCACGCATGCGACGCGGGCGCCGAGCGAGTCGCCGACGGCGGCGCGTTCGTCGACAACGCCGAGGTGATGACCACCGACACGCACATCGTCAACACGGTGAAGGCGGACAACCAGGTCGGCGCGGCCATCGACCACGACGAACTCCGGTCGTTGATTCGCCGCCTCGTCTCGGAGGCCGTCGCCGACTGCGAACCCGTCGAGTCGGGAATGGCCGTGGAACACGCCGAAGTGACCGTCTTCGGCAACGACCGCACGGAGACGCTCGCCAGCCACGCCAACGTTGCCGTCTCGATGGGCGGGGCGTTCGCCGCGGCCATCGCCTGCGCGACGATACTCGTGAGCGTCCTCATCTTCTTCCTCGCCTGA
- a CDS encoding GMP synthase subunit A, with amino-acid sequence MTRVVVIDNHGQFTHLEGRALRDAGVDTEIVDNDTPPEEVDADGVVLSGGPDADRVGRSAEYLDLDIPVLGICLGMQVMASELGGRVDSGDYGGYADVTVEVLDDDDPLVGSLAPETRVWASHADEVKELPEGFIHTATSDVCGIEAMSDADRDLYGVQWHPEVTHTERGQEVFENFIARCEN; translated from the coding sequence ATGACCAGAGTCGTCGTCATCGACAACCACGGGCAGTTCACACATCTGGAGGGTCGCGCGTTGCGCGACGCGGGCGTCGACACGGAGATCGTCGACAACGACACCCCGCCGGAGGAGGTCGACGCCGACGGTGTCGTCCTCTCGGGCGGTCCGGACGCCGACCGCGTCGGGCGCTCGGCGGAGTATCTCGACCTCGATATCCCCGTTCTCGGCATCTGTCTCGGAATGCAGGTGATGGCGAGCGAACTCGGCGGCCGCGTCGACTCCGGTGACTACGGCGGGTACGCCGACGTAACCGTCGAGGTGCTCGACGACGACGACCCGCTCGTGGGGTCGCTCGCGCCCGAAACTCGGGTGTGGGCGAGCCACGCCGACGAGGTGAAGGAGCTCCCCGAGGGGTTCATTCACACCGCGACGAGCGACGTCTGCGGCATCGAGGCGATGAGCGACGCCGACCGCGACCTCTACGGCGTCCAGTGGCACCCGGAAGTCACCCACACCGAACGCGGGCAGGAAGTGTTCGAGAACTTCATCGCCCGCTGCGAGAACTGA
- a CDS encoding VOC family protein, translating into MPHLGHIHLKVRELDRAIDFYSSVLGLDVTERHANYAFLSFGSHHHDLALQALGDDAPDPGPGVGLYHSAWEVETPAKLRGTYEALDERGVSVAPVDHGISKALYFDDPDGNGVEVYLDTREANDQLEWDGRNRRFDPTAIGGSSP; encoded by the coding sequence ATGCCGCACCTCGGCCACATCCACCTGAAGGTCAGAGAACTCGACCGCGCTATCGACTTCTATTCCTCGGTCTTGGGTCTCGACGTGACCGAACGCCACGCGAACTACGCGTTCCTCTCGTTCGGGTCACACCATCACGATTTGGCGCTACAAGCGCTGGGCGACGACGCCCCCGATCCCGGTCCGGGCGTCGGTCTCTACCACAGTGCGTGGGAGGTCGAGACGCCTGCGAAGTTGCGAGGGACGTACGAAGCGCTCGACGAGCGAGGCGTCTCGGTCGCACCGGTCGACCACGGCATCAGCAAGGCACTCTACTTCGACGACCCCGACGGCAACGGCGTCGAGGTGTATCTCGACACGCGCGAAGCGAACGACCAGTTGGAGTGGGACGGGAGAAACCGACGGTTCGATCCAACTGCGATCGGCGGTTCATCCCCGTGA
- a CDS encoding AI-2E family transporter, which yields MDRDRAFLLFAIGAVGVLSVLMLFPFLQYVLAAVLLAYVLKPLHRRLEPRVGARAAAAALIVVSTLAVLLPIALVVQVVLQEARSVVDAVRDLLTGSTPFEEFTRMNVSVEALFGSAQGSGSTLVGSVVDVFGGLSSAVIGVTVLLFLLYYLLTDGTALIAWIREAVPLPPPIQDELHARIDRLMWAVLVGNVLVALVQGLLTGIGFVVVGFPSPVFWTVLTILLSLLPLVGASIVWLPASVYLAFTGQYVSAAFLFVYGAVVVSLSDNYLRPVIGGREAHLNPGLFVIGIFGGIAALGFMGIFFGPIVLGVLKALVDVYVREYADTNPFPVGSD from the coding sequence ATGGATCGCGACCGCGCGTTTCTCCTGTTCGCAATAGGAGCAGTCGGCGTACTCTCCGTACTGATGTTGTTCCCGTTTCTCCAGTACGTCCTCGCCGCGGTGCTTCTCGCCTACGTGCTGAAGCCGCTTCACCGCCGACTCGAACCCCGAGTCGGAGCCCGCGCCGCCGCCGCTGCCCTCATCGTCGTCTCGACGTTGGCCGTCCTCCTCCCCATCGCCCTCGTCGTGCAAGTCGTCCTCCAGGAGGCGCGCTCGGTCGTCGACGCCGTTCGCGACCTGCTGACGGGGTCGACGCCGTTCGAGGAGTTCACCCGGATGAACGTCTCCGTCGAGGCGCTGTTCGGCTCTGCGCAGGGGAGCGGGTCGACGCTCGTCGGCAGCGTCGTCGACGTCTTCGGCGGACTCTCGAGCGCGGTCATCGGTGTCACTGTCCTCCTGTTTTTGCTCTACTACCTGCTGACCGACGGGACGGCTCTCATCGCGTGGATTCGAGAGGCGGTCCCGCTGCCGCCGCCGATACAGGATGAACTCCACGCCCGCATCGACCGACTCATGTGGGCTGTGCTGGTCGGCAACGTTCTCGTCGCCCTCGTCCAGGGTCTCCTCACCGGAATCGGATTCGTCGTCGTCGGTTTCCCGAGCCCCGTGTTCTGGACCGTCTTGACGATTCTGCTGTCGCTGTTGCCGCTCGTCGGTGCGTCCATCGTCTGGCTCCCGGCGTCGGTGTATCTGGCGTTCACCGGTCAGTACGTCTCAGCGGCGTTCCTGTTCGTCTACGGCGCCGTCGTCGTCAGTCTCTCGGACAACTATCTCCGCCCTGTCATCGGCGGGCGGGAGGCGCACCTCAACCCCGGACTGTTCGTCATCGGTATCTTCGGCGGCATCGCGGCGCTCGGCTTCATGGGAATCTTCTTCGGTCCGATCGTCCTCGGCGTGCTGAAGGCGCTGGTCGACGTGTACGTCCGCGAGTACGCCGATACCAACCCGTTTCCGGTCGGGAGCGATTAG
- a CDS encoding DUF7097 family protein has translation MEKTPKGTPVGVDDPYEFAGRCDHLTGDGRCRYALSHAGNDPEFARERRADDYCCLVGEADCEWRDCPHYRSTIDGRECVRCGLAEIRMAHESDARPLLEEHHLSYGGGGSNDVDGDDEGDLSHEITVSLCRWCHAKVHTSFARVDDDANPDTEALAAREQRRSEEQAEFGFRSASERFDRTTDERS, from the coding sequence ATGGAGAAGACGCCGAAGGGGACGCCGGTCGGGGTGGACGACCCCTACGAGTTCGCCGGGCGATGCGACCACTTGACCGGCGACGGCCGCTGTCGCTACGCGCTTTCGCACGCGGGCAACGATCCCGAGTTCGCTCGCGAGCGCCGGGCCGACGACTACTGCTGTCTCGTCGGCGAGGCGGACTGCGAGTGGCGCGACTGCCCGCACTACCGCTCGACCATCGACGGCCGCGAGTGCGTCCGCTGCGGGTTGGCGGAGATTCGGATGGCTCACGAGTCGGACGCGCGTCCCCTGTTGGAGGAACACCACCTCTCGTACGGCGGCGGCGGTAGCAACGATGTTGACGGCGACGACGAAGGCGACTTGAGCCACGAGATTACGGTGTCGCTCTGTCGGTGGTGCCACGCCAAAGTTCACACTTCGTTCGCGCGCGTCGACGACGACGCGAATCCCGACACGGAGGCGCTGGCGGCGCGCGAGCAGCGCCGGAGCGAGGAACAGGCCGAGTTCGGCTTTCGGTCGGCGAGCGAGCGGTTCGACCGCACGACTGACGAACGTTCTTGA
- a CDS encoding SHOCT domain-containing protein, giving the protein MRRSVGRRRLPQSTSQVIVALLALTLSVELVLSGVSYLLGGLLREGFLERTLDSLAFLLAIPDGIVSAWGFLLFGVVGLAATYSLACETVGRKPALDRRPDGAPVDRSRDPDPVSVLQMRYADGKVTDEEFERKLRRLLRSGEESESSPEDAWTDELAE; this is encoded by the coding sequence ATGCGAAGGTCAGTCGGCAGGCGAAGGCTCCCGCAGTCGACGTCGCAGGTTATCGTCGCTCTCCTCGCGCTCACGCTGAGTGTCGAGTTAGTTCTCTCGGGTGTCTCGTACCTGCTCGGCGGACTGCTCCGCGAAGGATTTCTCGAACGGACGCTCGACTCGTTGGCGTTTCTCCTCGCCATCCCGGACGGAATCGTCTCGGCGTGGGGGTTTCTACTGTTCGGCGTCGTCGGACTCGCGGCGACGTACTCGCTGGCGTGCGAGACTGTCGGCCGCAAACCCGCTCTCGACCGCCGCCCCGACGGAGCGCCAGTCGACCGCTCTCGCGACCCGGACCCGGTAAGCGTGTTACAGATGCGGTACGCCGACGGCAAAGTGACCGACGAGGAGTTCGAACGGAAACTGCGCCGGCTGTTGCGAAGCGGCGAGGAGAGCGAGTCGTCGCCGGAGGATGCATGGACGGACGAACTCGCCGAGTAG